A window of Diabrotica virgifera virgifera chromosome 9, PGI_DIABVI_V3a contains these coding sequences:
- the LOC126891387 gene encoding uncharacterized protein LOC126891387 gives MNHNSRGRKILELLKSSANSSAAFTESNNTQINVLNEKYINRNALSFDDEDESDRDKSYDELLKSSATSTTFIEANNTQNNEVLNEDHIRMIRDALSFDEENVSDRDQSYDELLKSSATSSTAFTDEEHIIDALSFNEEEDDGDKSYEPATSATDSSDDSPSYNEVKRKVKYKSISNQIGKKRVVKKTYNTYISDALSFNEEEDDGDKSDEPAISAIDPSDDSPSCNEVKRKVKYKSICTQIGRKRVVHTSEWACNIQKRKYSAGEEYVSKKGKVVPARIMKPPCSCRLKCFEKLLQNNRQEIFNAYWSQDKGTDIKRQFIFSCLEKHSTVRSRKRDPASNKSKENTLH, from the exons ATGAACCATAATTCTCGTGGTAGAAAGATTCTTGAACTACTGAAAAGTTCTGCGAATTCTTCTGCTGCATTTACAG aatcaaATAATACACAAATCAATGTTttaaatgaaaagtatattaataGAAATGCCTTGAGTTTTGATGATGAAGATGAGTCTGACAGAGACAAAAGTTATGATGAACTACTAAAAAGTTCTGCGACTTCTACTACTTTTATAG AAGCAAATAATACACAAAACAATGAAGTTTTAAATGAAGACCATATTAGAATGATTAGAGATGCCTTGAGTTTTGACGAAGAAAATGTGTCTGATAGAGATCAAAGTTATGATGAACTACTAAAAAGTTCTGCGACTTCTTCTACTGCATTTACAG ATGAAGAGCATATTATCGATGCCTTGAGTtttaatgaagaagaagatgatggaGACAAAAGTTATGAACCTGCAACTTCTGCAACAGATTCCAGTGATGATTCACCATCTTATAATGAAGTAAAAAGGAAAGTGAAGTATAAATCTATTTCTAATCAGATAGGTAAAAAACGTGTCGTTAAAAAAACATACAATACATACATTAGCGATGCCTTGAGTtttaatgaagaagaagatgatggaGACAAAAGTGATGAACCTGCAATTTCTGCAATAGATCCAAGTGATGATTCACCATCATGTAATGAAGTAAAAAGGAAAGTGAAGTATAAATCTATTTGTACTCAGATAGGTAGAAAACGTGTCGTTCATACCAGTGAATGGGCATGTAATATTCAGAAACGTAAATATTCTGCAGGTGAAGAATATGTTAGTAAAAAGGGTAAAGTTGTCCCTGCCAGAATTATGAAACCTCCTTGTTCTTGCAGACTAAAAtgttttgaaaaattattacaaaataacaGACAGGAGATCTTTAATGCATACTGGAGTCAGGACAAGGGAACTGATATAAAACGGCAATTCATTTTTTCATGTTTAGAGAAGCATAGTACTGTCCGTTCAAGAAAAAGAGATCCTGCCTCCAACAAGTCAAAAGAAAATACTCTACATTAA